From a single Streptomyces misionensis genomic region:
- a CDS encoding C40 family peptidase yields the protein MTSHRRPKQPNRTRVTVLTTAAAAAVALSANAADATPRQRLGKDEVEAKVAKLYEQAEQATEKYNGANEKQQKLQKEISAVQDSVARGQQELNTLRDALGALATTQYRSGGIDPSVQLLLSSDPDHFLARASTLDQLGSRQADALRKIQGRQRQLAQERAEATEKLKALATTRTELGNRKREVQGKLAEAQKLLNTLTAKERSALAAEQRRADRSSAERVGIGRQTPASGRAAAAFSAARSQIGKPYVRGATGPSSYDCSGLTSWAYAQADVSIPRTSEAQSGIGTRLTRSQLQVGDLVFFFNDLHHVGLYAGNGQILHAPRTGTVVRYESMDTIGGPFMFGVRV from the coding sequence ATGACGTCGCATCGACGCCCCAAGCAGCCGAACCGCACACGTGTGACCGTGTTGACCACGGCAGCCGCCGCTGCCGTCGCCCTGAGCGCGAACGCCGCCGACGCCACGCCCCGTCAGAGGCTCGGCAAGGACGAGGTCGAAGCGAAGGTCGCCAAGCTCTACGAGCAGGCGGAGCAGGCCACGGAGAAGTACAACGGGGCCAACGAGAAACAGCAGAAGCTGCAGAAGGAGATCTCCGCCGTCCAGGACAGCGTCGCCCGCGGCCAGCAGGAACTGAACACGCTGCGCGACGCCCTGGGCGCACTGGCCACCACCCAGTACCGCTCAGGAGGCATCGACCCCTCGGTACAGCTCCTCCTCTCGTCGGACCCGGACCATTTCCTCGCCAGGGCGTCCACACTCGACCAGTTGGGCAGCCGGCAGGCCGACGCCCTGAGGAAGATCCAGGGCAGACAGCGGCAACTCGCCCAGGAGCGCGCCGAGGCCACCGAGAAGCTCAAGGCCCTCGCCACCACCCGCACCGAACTGGGCAACAGGAAGAGGGAGGTCCAGGGCAAGCTCGCCGAGGCACAGAAGCTGCTCAACACCCTGACCGCGAAGGAGAGGTCGGCCCTCGCCGCCGAGCAGCGGCGCGCCGACCGCTCTTCCGCCGAACGGGTTGGCATCGGCCGCCAGACCCCCGCGTCCGGCCGGGCCGCCGCCGCCTTCTCCGCCGCCCGGAGCCAGATCGGGAAGCCCTACGTCCGTGGCGCCACCGGCCCCTCCTCGTACGACTGCTCGGGCCTGACCTCCTGGGCCTACGCCCAGGCCGACGTCTCCATACCGCGCACCTCCGAGGCCCAGTCGGGCATCGGGACCCGCCTGACACGAAGCCAACTCCAGGTCGGCGACCTGGTCTTCTTCTTCAACGACCTGCACCACGTGGGCCTGTACGCGG